The following are encoded together in the Humulus lupulus chromosome 5, drHumLupu1.1, whole genome shotgun sequence genome:
- the LOC133779517 gene encoding uncharacterized mitochondrial protein AtMg00810-like, with the protein MIVYVDDIIITGNHTEEMNSIKEMMEKEFEVKDLGALKYFTGMEFARSKKGSPVDKGRYQQLVGKPIYLSNTRLDIALAVSLVSQYIHDQCQGHLNAVYRFMRKVEVSTDAGWVGSLDDRKSTSQYCTMVWGNVVKWRSKKQAVIARSSIEAEYRAMAHGVCEAI; encoded by the exons ATGattgtatatgttgatgacataattATCACTGGTAATCACACCGAGGAGATGAATTCAATCAAAGAAATGATGGAAAAGGAGTTTGAAGTCAAAGATCTCGGTGCTCTAAAATATTTTACGGGTATGGAATTTGCTAGAAGCAAAAAAG gaaGTCCAGTTGACAAGGGGAGGTACCAACAACTAGTAGGAAAGCCCATCTACCTCTCAAATACTAGACTCGACATTGCTTTGGCAGTGAGTCTAGTTAGTCAATACATACATGATCAGTGTCAGGGACATCTCAATGCAGTGTATAGATTTATGAG AAAGGTTGAAGTGTCCACAGATGCAGGCTGGGTTGGTTCACTTGATGATAGAAAGTCTACATCTCAATATTGCACAATGGTATGGGGGAATGTGGTCAAATGGCGAAGTAAAAAGCAAGCAGTGATTGCAAGAAGCAGTATAGAAGCAGAGTATAGAGCCATGGCACATGGAGTGTGTGAAGCTATATGA